Sequence from the Sanguibacter keddieii DSM 10542 genome:
GGGTGCGCATGCGCAGCCGGAAGCCGTGGGTCTTCGCACGACGCCGGTTGTTCGGCTGGAAGGTCCGCTTGGTCACGAGGTACTCCAAAACACGTTGGGGAAGCGCATCCTCGGTGGACACGCGGAGCGCCACTTCGAGAGTC
This genomic interval carries:
- the rpmH gene encoding 50S ribosomal protein L34, whose product is MTKRTFQPNNRRRAKTHGFRLRMRTRAGRAILAARRRKGRSELSA